From Sphaeramia orbicularis chromosome 21, fSphaOr1.1, whole genome shotgun sequence:
AAATGCTTGCCAGATTTCTTCAGGAAAAATGGAAGAAACTGCTCAACAGAAAGAGGATTGTGTAATGGGATCATATAGACTCAAATGCAGAACAAGCTTCATTGTATTTACTGAGTGAACTGAAGGCTCCTGGGAACTAGGAGTTGGACTGTGAcatgggaagggggggggggggcaatgtgGGGGACCAGACGGAAGGAAAGATGAAGAAAGTAAAGAGCAAGGATGGTGGTGTGGTCAGGCTggtttggagaaaaaagggaggTTACAGTAAGGAATGAAGTAACCAAACCATGCACGGATCAAACAGAGGGCGAGTCAAGGAAACAGTGGTGCAGTAAGAGGAAATCAGTACGGataaaaacaatcaaaacaaGGCTAGGACAGGGCTAAAGAAAACAGGTGAGGGAGCCAGAAGTAGATGGAGGATGGGTCAGGAATGAGTAGACAAACAGAAGGGGGAAAGGCTGAGGGTAAACAGAAGCAGCAGTAAATAGAACAGTAGGAAATAAACCTGACTGCAGTGATTGACACAAAGGAACTGTACAATCTGGCTGTGAACGAGTGGTGGAAGAATGGATTTATACTGTATCTGATGGATCACAGGTGGGTGAAACAGGTGGCGCTGATTAGTGGACGGAAAACTGCACACAGGAGGGACTGGCATggacatatatacatactgtgCATGTATATGTCGATATATATAGAAGCCACAATCAGTCTGTTGCTGGGATACAtcagtataaatataaaagacaaatagAAAATCTCTGTTACTGATGTTGCTGCCATTAACTATGCACTGACTTCTATACAAAggaccatatcctcctgagacccaggaaagtggtagttttagcttttttacattaaataattgtcttgattggacgCTGCATAATgaaacagttttttccagatacgttttaaaaattatttttatttattcatctatttttttaaatagttatttaatttgaacatacaaagaaatgaaataaaacaaaaagacgcaaattaagacaaaaccaaaaccaaaataacatttaaatgaatagaatctatcttcaagtatgtgcaagtctgaattttgcacggtcgaaaaggagtaagatgaagtataaacttatttaaccctttcatgcatagtggtcactacagtggacaattattccacagctgatctcttgtatattcatggattttgttttagctTCATATCTGCCAAcgcatgcatcatcccatacactactactgtaactttgctgtacttgatgaacctgatctacCGTGCTTGAGTATAATTCAATTGCTTGTtaccgttattagactgtaattaacaacaaaaagatgtttttttttttgcattttatctccatgaagtgagtaatgacttgtattagagtttgttaaaatgtgagaaaacatcagattaacatcaataaaatgtttttattcataattttcacacagtatattagtaaatacttgtttctttgcttctctggtgtccagcttagtggacatttttgcaactccatgaaaaacagcttcatgaaaaactttgaatcgcattgttttttgaatgcctaaagaggaataaaaacacggtggaaaaaaatcttgattaaggttctcataattcatgcatgaaagggttaatcctacCCCtgaagtgcttttacacctttattaaTAACTTAATACAACGATCAAACAAtaaatttttcctaattttagcattcaaccacaacaaatacataatgcagtaattgaattatataCGACAATAtcttcatggcagtacagtcatacaaacagactcaacaattcaacaattttcttcaataattacagcatatttatcaatacatcatccataaacaaacagccctcattgtcattattaaatactgtacctctcaagaatcaattctttatatctttttttaaactgaattatgtttgatatttgcttTTATCtctacacacaatttgttccacaattttatttatttattaatggaatgtcttttgcaatggacagcattttttaagtaaaattgtgaaacttttgtccactacagaggacaaaaatgcattgctgggtctccggACCAAATAAAACTGTTGTTTTCTTCACAGAATATAAATGAACACTGGTGTACAGATACAAACATCTGAGCCAACGTAGCTTTTTTTAATACTGGCCAGTAAACACTCACAAATAAAGGAGCTTTTGTGTTTAAAAAGCACTGTTACATACTTTTCTTAACCAATGTCAGTGCAGTGTTTTCATATTCAGGCTCATGGTCGATGTGGAATAAAGTGTTTCTGAGACAGAGGTTATTTTACCccacactgacactgaacccatttaaaaaaaactcactGAAATCAGCAGAGAAATGTTACAGTACTTTTCCTCCATAAAAACCACAGCTGCCTTGTTTACTTATTTGTTTACCAGTCTTGCACAGTCCTGTTGGCAAGGATGCGGACATGTGATCCAGACAGTGAGGACACAAGGGGCCGGTGATGGAGAACAACCATGATAAGTTGACGTTGGCATGGATCCGTCCGTCCAGACATAGTGGTGTGGTTTTTGGCCTGTgagatgtttctgttttttttgagcCTCCACCAAAATGAGGAGAAAGACGCTGCCTGTGAGTGGAAGAAGCTGATGTAGTCAAAATCTAGAAAGGATATGGTCTGGACAGTTGTCACATGTCCTGAGGTCGAGGATAATGGTGACATATTGGCGTCAAGTACCGGGGTTAACGGGATGGAACACTGATGAGCTGTGGTCCCCCTGTGATCCTCCAGCTGCCAAAGTGCATTGTTGGAGGTGTGATGGATAGTAGCACCATGTAGATATTGACCTGTCCTTGTACAGTCACTTCCATTGAGCTCATCTGTTTCATTTTCACTCTCGGcctttttaccccaccccccaaagtggaggcaaggggtattgtttttggtttggtttgtttgtttgttgtttgttaacactctaacagcaaaactattggttgaattcataccaaattgggtttatagattgccagtgacccagaatatatgccATTACACTTGAaagataggtcaaagttaaaattttttatgaattatttacttatttatttatttatttactcacttacttacttacttacttatttattttattttattttatttatttatttttcccatttacttgtaatgggtgaaatttcacatgtatgtagcagcaaaactattggttgaattcataccaaattgggtttatagactgccagtgacccagaatagaagccATTACACTTGAaagataggtcaaagtttcagttttttatttttttattacctccgccaaggaggttatgtttttgccagggtttgtttgtttgtttgtttgtttgtctgtccgttagtgtgcaacataactcaaaaagttatggatagattttgatgaaattttcagggtttgttggaaatgggataaggaagaaatgattaacttttgggggtgatccggaagaaatcctggattctggatcactttgaaattttcgttaacattgtggtaaatggggccaaaattttcgtttcccaatatctcgcttaattattgaccaaaactcatgaaatttaactcaggaattgacagtggggtcctctatcacatttcaaaggctgatccagatctgatccagaaggcggattttattttaaaaaataaatgtagggtttgtatcaccgattatgtggggaatttttgcgcttggcggaggtctgcgctctccgagtgcttttctagtttatttatttatttatttatttatttatttatttatttatttatttattttcccatttacttataatgggcaaaatttcacatgtatgtagcagcaaaactgttggttgaattcataccaaattgggtttatagattgccagtgacccagaatagattacatttttggaaaagtaggtcaaagttaaacaattttctgaatttttaaatcttttttcttctcccatttacttataatgggagaaatttcaaatgtctataaaaacatcgattttgtttcagtttacttcagacttggcacataatatagaggcaattgatatgctcacatcaacacacgcatagacatgatgacatcagctggatccatgccaaaataagctacaatacgtgcgagggacgggtttgttgtacctggcagcACTTGTTGTGAATTGCAGTAGCTCTGTCTTCTCCAGCAAATGAACAAATACAAATTAatggaaaaaagaaaggaaatgaaGTAATGCATTTTCGTTTGAaagcaaaatcttttttttttttcttgtctaaaAGAAAATTATTGTGACAGGAACTAAATAACGTGCAAATTACTGGCCTCACTACAGAGCTCAGTTTCATGTACAAGACTCAGCTGGGGAAACCACACCAAATAAAGCCGTTATGTTTTATGGAAGACGAAATGATCTTGTTTTGTATGAATTCAGTAAAAGCTTTTCTGACAAACAGTCAAATGGAGCTTTTCAATTACAAGCTGCATTTAGCGATCCAGCAGCATGGAGAATATTAAGTTGTGAGTATATTTTGACAAGAACGAAAGAAATCACCGAGGCAAAACATTTTCTCTGTCTTTAATAGATAAAAAACACATGTTACACATTACGATACAAAAGGAATGCCTCTGTTGTAGACACATGTTAGTGTCTCCAGTCTTTTCTAATCACAACATCAAATCTTTTCAGTGTAAAAGCATACATGTGTAACCAATCATATGACACAATGCTTTATGACAGCGTATCAAAAGAATATGTTTTTCTACTGCAGACAGTGAGTAACTCAGTGTTTACAACACATAAAGCGGAATCTCTTGGTGTGAGGTTCTGGtagagacacacacatgcacgaccTTCAAGTGATGCGATGTATTTCTTATTTGGTTCCTAATAAGCACATTGTCATTGCACTCATATGCTGCCTACACTAGAGTGGTAAAGCTATTCGTTCAAGATATTTGGTCATAAAAGTCTGAGCTATCTGTGGTCTTTGTGCTGACGCAGCAGGATTAATACCATATGCACATGTGCATCGTTCACACTGCTACCACCAATACAAAGTACGCTGAAGTTCAGTAGTTCCAGCTGAAGCCATTTTGGCAATGTTTGGAAATATTTCAAACAGAAAACCAGAGTTAAAATGTTATATTGTGAAAGATGTAAATCACTGAAAGCACAAGAATTCtgcttattttaacccttaaagacccaaacatcagctAGTGACCataactatctactgatctaaaatgtataatacctgttaatccactaatcctatcgctacatgtaaatatttggtgtaaaaaacagtttgtcgtcttttcatgatcatcagatatgacctatttggacattcagaggccccgtagtgaacgtggaaacaccaacatcttctacaacactgattcaaaagtaaaacccatggagtttgataaatatcAGCGATcacagacacttgttttatgttcagttaatgatatattttactgaaaaagtcactttttcttcagttttctctgttttttggtataattACTCTCAAGTTtagtttgagcttttatgaacatctacatgatcagtaaattaaatattggaaaatacctgatttccaaataaaaatacataatacagaagttcatttcataataaatggtgacaaatcacttaagaaatgttaaatatagaaaaaaaagtattatttggggactaccacaaaagtagcactgggtctttatgagttaactaAGACACACAACGGTCACACATTAGTCCATCTGCAAAGCTACATTTGCACAAAACAGTCAACAGCACTAATCAAAATAATTTACACAATCGAACTAATGGATTGTTACATTTCTAAGATGAGGTTGTGAATAATTTCGGAACAGCAGGACTATAACACTGAGCCACATGACGGCTCTACTAAAATGATGAGGCAGCAACGTATGAAGAGGAGCACTGAGCAGACATCAGTGTGAAGAACAAAACAAGAggcaaacaaataaaatgtatataaatatacaaatgaaTACAATAAAGATTAACCATCTTCCTCTAGTGATACTTTCAATATCCAAAGTCCATCAGATTCTGAATAATCTGGAGGGATGTGTTTTTGCTTCATCCATCCCAGGGGCCTCactcaaacacaacacaaacacacaccgacacaaaaacaatcacacacacaaatataacaAGATTTTACACATAAAAGTCACTGTTTTGGCTTTACAGGTTAGTTACAGTTCAGTATCAGCTTTGTGTTATAAACTGCTTTCTAAGTGCTTATGAATCAGTCCAATAGAGTAAATAATATCCAGTTTTCAAGATTTTCTAATAAGCATCatgagtttccttttttttcctctgtcttcTGCCACTGAAGGTCAACTTGATGCTGATAGTCGACTGACTCAGGTCTTTAACAAATCAGTTGCTCTGCATTTTAGTCATTTACATGGTGATTTACAAACAGTGTATGAGAAATgtgtttttggggggttttgttcagtttttagaTTTGCGGTGGGTTGTCTACAGCTACGGCAGAATACTCAGTCTCGGACATATTCGAAGCCTCAATGAGCCGCGCCAAGCCCGTCCTTGTGGAATATTTAAAGATGAAGGCCTTCATGAGGTCATAGCGGTAGTTTCTGTTGATGAAGTTGTAGAGGATCGGGTTGAAACAGCAGTGGAGCAAGGACAGGCACTGGGTGAGATGTAAGGCCACCAAGATCACATTCTCCAGGTGACAGGTCAGCGGCACTAAACCCAGCTGTGACAGGGCGTCAGCCAGGAGGACGCTGTGGTAGGGACCCCAGCAGCCCAGGAAAACAATGATGTAGGCTAGGATCACCCTACGGCTCACACGACGCTCCTGTTCCACTGTTGAGGATGATGACGAAGAAGAGGAGCGGGCGAAAGCTCTGGCCAGAAGGGCATAAAACACTGCGATAACAGGGAACGGGAGAACGAAGCCCAGGAGGATGAAGCTCAGCTGTACTCCCACCATCCACTCCCTGGGGTTTTCCTCTGGATACACAGGCCTGCACAACATGATGTCCCCATGCGACGACTTCACCGTACGCATGAAGTAGGTGTCCGGCAAGCTGGCCACAAGCGCCAGAAGCCACACGGCGATGCAAGCCCCACGCCGAAACAACCTCCTCCTCACGCCACCCTCGCCGTCCCCGTGCTTTGTCAGGCTTAGGTAGCGATCCACACTCATGCAGGCCAAAAAGAAGATACTGCTGAAGAGGTTGACCGAGAAAAGTAGGTGTGTGAGTTTACACGCCACCTCGCCGAATGGCCAGTGGCCGTGCTGAGCCAGCGAGCTCACCCACACGGGCAGAGTGACGCACACGCACAGGTCTGCGACAGCCAGGTGAGCGATGTACATGTGTGTCTCGTGGCGAGGGGTGGAGTCTCTTTGAGCACGGATGTTGACCCACAGGACCAGGGCGTTAGCAGCCAGGCCGATGATGAAGATAAAAGAGTAGAGGATGCACGTGGAGTAGAGCAGAGCAGTGCGGTTAAACGACGTGGCACACACCATCGTATCCACACGGGATATGTTGCCCAACGGGTCGGAGAAGTTGAGGTCCGACAGCGATTCCAACAGGTCCTCTAGGTCACTACTGGTTAGACTCATTTTTCAGCAC
This genomic window contains:
- the ackr3a gene encoding atypical chemokine receptor 3a, whose protein sequence is MSLTSSDLEDLLESLSDLNFSDPLGNISRVDTMVCATSFNRTALLYSTCILYSFIFIIGLAANALVLWVNIRAQRDSTPRHETHMYIAHLAVADLCVCVTLPVWVSSLAQHGHWPFGEVACKLTHLLFSVNLFSSIFFLACMSVDRYLSLTKHGDGEGGVRRRLFRRGACIAVWLLALVASLPDTYFMRTVKSSHGDIMLCRPVYPEENPREWMVGVQLSFILLGFVLPFPVIAVFYALLARAFARSSSSSSSSTVEQERRVSRRVILAYIIVFLGCWGPYHSVLLADALSQLGLVPLTCHLENVILVALHLTQCLSLLHCCFNPILYNFINRNYRYDLMKAFIFKYSTRTGLARLIEASNMSETEYSAVAVDNPPQI